Part of the Prosthecomicrobium sp. N25 genome is shown below.
TTGGCTGCATTCGCCGCCTCAATACCGATCGCGAACTGGCTAGTTGGTAACGTCGGCACGACGTGTATCCCCAGTGGCCCGTGCATTGTTCCCGTTGCGCCGGGATTGAGTGCTCCTAGTGGTGTCCTACTCGTGGGTTTGGCGCTCGTTTTACGGGATTTGGTGCAGCGTCGGCTAGGCAAGTTTTGGTCGCTTGTAGCGATCGGACTTGGGGCTGTTACATCCGCGTATGTCGCTCCTCCCGCTCTCGTTTTAGCGTCGACTACCGCTTTTCTGCTATCCGAACTAGCGGATTTCGTGGTTTACACGCCACTGCAGGAGAGGCGCCTGGTAACTGCAGTCGTCCTCTCTAGCACAGTTGGTCTTGCTGTGGACAGCATTGTATTCTTGTGGCTCGCCTTTGGATCTCTGGACTTCCTTGCGGGACAGATCGTCGGGAAATTATGGATGGTTCTATTGTCACTTCCAGTTATTTTCTGGGTTCGTCAGCGGGATTCGCTGAGGTCCAATGAAGAAGCGCGGTCAGCTTGAGTCTTAAGAGGCTGGCATGAGGAAGCTGGCCCGGACCAGAGTTGCCGCTGGCAGTACGGAACGCTCCTGCCGTTGAACCGTAGGCCTCCGCCGAAGGCTGGTAAGCGCTGTTCTCAGGCCACGGCCTCGGCGGCCGTCCTGCCGAATGCCCACGGCAGCAGTTCGTCGATCCGGCTC
Proteins encoded:
- a CDS encoding VUT family protein, whose product is MQRRLGKFWSLVAIGLGAVTSAYVAPPALVLASTTAFLLSELADFVVYTPLQERRLVTAVVLSSTVGLAVDSIVFLWLAFGSLDFLAGQIVGKLWMVLLSLPVIFWVRQRDSLRSNEEARSA